Proteins found in one Orcinus orca chromosome 11, mOrcOrc1.1, whole genome shotgun sequence genomic segment:
- the ATP5F1B gene encoding ATP synthase subunit beta, mitochondrial has product MLGLVGRVAASTASGAFRGLSPSAPLPQVQLLLRAAPAALHPTRDYAAQISPSPKAGTATGRIVAVIGAVVDVQFDEGLPPILNALEVQGRETRLVLEVAQHLGESTVRTIAMDGTEGLVRGQKVLDSGAPIKIPVGPETLGRIMNVIGEPIDERGPIKTKQFAAIHAEAPEFVEMSVEQEILVTGIKVVDLLAPYAKGGKIGLFGGAGVGKTVLIMELINNVAKAHGGYSVFAGVGERTREGNDLYHEMIESGVINLKDATSKVALVYGQMNEPPGARARVALTGLTVAEYFRDQEGQDVLLFIDNIFRFTQAGSEVSALLGRIPSAVGYQPTLATDMGTMQERITTTKKGSITSVQAIYVPADDLTDPAPATTFAHLDATTVLSRAIAELGIYPAVDPLDSTSRIMDPNIVGNEHYDVARGVQKILQDYKSLQDIIAILGMDELSEEDKLTVSRARKIQRFLSQPFQVAEVFTGHMGKLVPLKETIKGFQQILAGEYDHLPEQAFYMVGPIEEAVAKADKLAEEHS; this is encoded by the exons ATGTTGGGACTCGTGGGTCGTGTGGCCGCTTCCACGGCCTCTGGGGCCTTTCGGGGACTCAGCCCTTCAGCGCCGCTACCTCAAGTCCAGCTCTTACTGCGGGCCGCTCCGGCAGCGCTGCATCCTA CCAGAGACTATGCCGCTCAAATATCTCCGTCGCCAAAGGCAGGCACCGCCACTGGGCGCATCGTGGCGGTCATTGGTGCAGTGGTGGACGTCCAATTTGATGAGGGACTGCCACCCATCCTAAATGCCCTGGAAGTGCAAGGCAGGGAGACCAGGCTGGTTTTGGAGGTGGCCCAGCATTTGG GTGAGAGCACAGTAAGAACCATTGCCATGGATGGTACAGAAGGCTTGGTTAGAGGCCAGAAAGTCCTGGATTCTGGTGCACCAATCAAAATTCCTGTTGGCCCTGAGACCTTGGGTAGAATCATGAACGTCATTGGAGAACCTATTGATGAGAGAGGTCCCATAAAAACCAAACA ATTTGCTGCTATTCATGCTGAGGCTCCTGAATTCGTGGAGATGAGTGTTGAGCAGGAAATTCTGGTTACCGGTATCAAGGTTGTGGATCTGCTGGCTCCCTATGCCAAGGGTGGCAAAATTG GGCTCTTTGGTGGTGCTGGAGTTGGCAAGACAGTACTGATCATGGAGTTAATCAACAACGTTGCCAAAGCCCATGGTGGTTACTCTGTGTTTGCTGGTGTTGGTGAGAGGACTCGTGAGGGCAATGACTTATACCATGAAATGATTGAGTCTGGTGTTATCAACTTAAAAGATGCCACCTCCAAG GTAGCGCTGGTGTACGGTCAAATGAATGAACCGCCTGGTGCTCGGGCCCGGGTAGCTCTGACTGGACTGACTGTAGCTGAATACTTCAGAGACCAAGAAGGTCAAGATGTATTACTGTTTATTGATAACATCTTTCGCTTCACCCAGGCTGGCTCAGAG gtgtctGCTTTATTGGGCAGAATCCCTTCTGCTGTGGGTTATCAGCCTACCCTGGCCACTGACATGGGTACCATGCAGGAAAGAATCACTACCACCAAAAAGGGATCTATCACCTCTGTACAG GCTATCTACGTGCCTGCTGATGACTTGACTGACCCTGCCCCTGCCACTACCTTTGCCCATTTGGATGCTACCACTGTGCTGTCCCGTGCTATTGCTGAGCTGGGCATCTATCCAGCTGTGGATCCTCTGGACTCCACCTCTCGCATCATGGATCCCAACATTGTTGGCAATGAGCATTATGATGTTGCCCGTGGGGTACAAAAGATCCTACAG GACTACAAATCCCTCCAGGACATCATTGCCATCCTGGGTATGGATGAACTTTCTGAGGAAGACAAATTAACTGTGTCCCGTGCACGGAAAATACAGCGTTTCTTGTCTCAGCCATTCCAGGTGGCTGAGGTCTTTACCGGTCATATGGGGAAACTGGTACCCCTGAAGGAGACCATCAAAGGATTCCAGCAGATTTTGGCAG GTGAATATGACCATCTCCCAGAACAGGCCTTCTATATGGTGGGACCCATTGAAGAAGCTGTGGCAAAAGCTGATAAGCTGGCTGAAGAGCACTCCTGA
- the PTGES3 gene encoding prostaglandin E synthase 3 isoform X1 yields the protein MQPASAKWYDRRDYVFIEFCVEDSKDVNVNFEKSKLTFSCLGGSDNFKHLNEIDLFHCIDPNDSKHKRTDRSILCCLRKGESGQSWPRLTKERAKLNWLSVDFNNWKDWEDDSDEDMSNFDRFSEDSQDSDDEKMPDLE from the exons AT GCAGCCTGCTTCTGCAAAGTGGTACGATCGAAGGGACTATGTCTTCATTGAATTTTGTGTTGAAGACAGTAAAGATGTTaatgtaaattttgaaaaatccaaACTTACATTCAG TTGTCTTGGAGGAAGtgataattttaaacatttaaatgaaattgaTCTTTTTCACTGTATTGATCCAAAT gattCGAAGCATAAAAGAACGGACAGATCAATTTTATGTTGTTTACGAAAAGGAGAATCTGGCCAGTCATGGCCAAGGTTAACGAAAGAAAGGGCAAAG CTTAATTGGCTTAGTGTGGACTTCAATAATTGGAAAGACTGGGAAGATGATTCAGATGAAGACATGTCTAATTTTGATCGTTTCTCTGAG GATTCACAAGACAGTGATGATGAAA aAATGCCAGATCTGGAGTAA
- the LOC105748200 gene encoding heterogeneous nuclear ribonucleoprotein A1-like yields MEKEHINGDLSSLSQLPKEPQHLRKLFTGGLSFEATNESLRSHFEQWGTLRDCVVMRDPNTKRSRGFRFVTYATVEEVDAAMNARPHKVDGRVGEPKRAVSREDSQRPGAHLTVKKIFVAGIKEDTEEHHLRDYFEQYGKIEVTEIMTDRGSGKKRGFAFVTFDDHDSVDKTVIQKYHTVNGHNREVRKAPSKQEMAETLLVVVEVVLVGMTTLVMEETSVVEVALVAAMVVVDMVAVGMAAMDLVESKLVEAILEVVEATMILEITTINLQLLGP; encoded by the exons ATGGAGAAGGAGCACATTAATGGCGATCTG TCAAGTCTAAGTCAGTTACCCAAAGAGCCCCAACATCTGCGGAAGCTCTTCACTGGAGGTTTGAGCTTTGAAGCAACCAATGAGAGTCTGAGGAGCCATTTTGAGCAGTGGGGAACGCTCAGAGATTGTGTGGTAATGAGGGATCCAAACACCAAGCGCTCCAGAGGCTTCAGGTTTGTCACATATGCCACTGTGGAGGAGGTGGATGCAGCCATGAATGCAAGGCCACACAAGGTGGATGGAAGAGTTGGGGAACCAAAGAGGGCCGTCTCAAGAGAAGATTCTCAAAGACCTGGTGCCCACTTAActgtgaaaaagatttttgttGCTGGCATTAAAGAAGACACTGAAGAACATCACCTAAGAGATTATTTTGAACAGTATGGGAAAATTGAAGTGACTGAAATCATGACTGACCGAGGCAGTGGCAAAAAGAGAGGCTTTGCTTTTGTAACCTTTGATGACCATGACTCCGTAGAcaagactgtcattcagaaataCCATACTGTGAATGGCCACAACCGTGAAGTAAGAAAAGCCCCATCTAAGCAAGAGATGGCTG AAACTTTGCTGGTGGTCGTGGAGGTGGTTTTGGTGGGAATGACAACTTTGGTCATGGAGGAAACTTCAGTGGTCGAGGTGGCTTTGGTGGCAGCCATGGTAGTAGTGGAtatggtggcagtggggatggctGCAATGGATTTGGTGGAATCCAAATTGGTGGAAGCAATTTTGGAGGTGGTGGAAGCTACAATGATTTTGGAAATTACAACAATCAATCTTCAGCTTTTGGGCCCAtga
- the PTGES3 gene encoding prostaglandin E synthase 3 isoform X2, whose translation MQPASAKWYDRRDYVFIEFCVEDSKDVNVNFEKSKLTFSCLGGSDNFKHLNEIDLFHCIDPNDSKHKRTDRSILCCLRKGESGQSWPRLTKERAKMMNNMGGDEDVDLPEVDGADDDSQDSDDEKMPDLE comes from the exons AT GCAGCCTGCTTCTGCAAAGTGGTACGATCGAAGGGACTATGTCTTCATTGAATTTTGTGTTGAAGACAGTAAAGATGTTaatgtaaattttgaaaaatccaaACTTACATTCAG TTGTCTTGGAGGAAGtgataattttaaacatttaaatgaaattgaTCTTTTTCACTGTATTGATCCAAAT gattCGAAGCATAAAAGAACGGACAGATCAATTTTATGTTGTTTACGAAAAGGAGAATCTGGCCAGTCATGGCCAAGGTTAACGAAAGAAAGGGCAAAG ATGATGAACAACATGGGTGGTGATGAGGATGTAGATTTACCAGAAGTAGATGGAGCAGATGAT GATTCACAAGACAGTGATGATGAAA aAATGCCAGATCTGGAGTAA